A part of Paenibacillus sp. 481 genomic DNA contains:
- a CDS encoding ABC transporter ATP-binding protein, with product MTKLLDIKQLCTHFFTEDGVVKAVNNVSLSVRPGEIVCVVGESGCGKSVTAMSVMGLIEEPGGKIVSGDIWFDGKNLRQISKEELRQLRGNELAMIFQEPMSSLNPVMTIGKQLMEPLMEHQRLKKKEARARAIELITLVGIPRAEQIVDAYPHELSGGMLQRIMIAIAISCNPKLLIADEPTTALDVTIQAQILELLKEIKEQSQMSIMLITHDLGVVAEMADYVIVMYAGKIVEEGPVVELFEQPKHPYTQGLLRSKPVINQRQDILYSIPGQVPNPLELKESCYFHDRCERCMSVCQTEQPQLKQIDEYAKVACWLYEEAVVHA from the coding sequence ATGACGAAATTACTTGATATTAAGCAGCTGTGCACCCACTTCTTTACGGAGGACGGTGTCGTCAAGGCTGTAAACAACGTCAGCCTTAGCGTTAGACCCGGAGAAATTGTATGTGTGGTCGGGGAGTCCGGCTGCGGCAAAAGTGTTACCGCCATGTCTGTAATGGGGCTTATTGAAGAGCCCGGAGGCAAAATTGTAAGCGGCGATATTTGGTTTGACGGCAAAAACTTGCGGCAAATTAGCAAGGAAGAGCTGCGGCAGCTGCGTGGCAATGAGCTGGCGATGATCTTTCAGGAGCCGATGTCATCGCTGAATCCTGTTATGACAATCGGCAAACAGCTGATGGAGCCACTGATGGAGCATCAGCGTCTAAAGAAGAAAGAGGCCCGCGCACGCGCCATTGAATTGATTACGCTAGTCGGCATCCCACGCGCCGAGCAGATTGTGGACGCTTATCCGCATGAGCTAAGCGGCGGTATGTTGCAGCGCATTATGATCGCGATTGCGATTTCATGCAATCCGAAGCTGCTGATCGCAGACGAGCCGACAACCGCGCTTGATGTTACGATTCAAGCGCAAATTCTAGAGCTGTTAAAGGAAATTAAAGAGCAGTCGCAAATGTCGATTATGCTCATTACGCACGACTTGGGCGTCGTCGCTGAAATGGCCGACTACGTTATCGTCATGTACGCAGGCAAGATCGTAGAGGAAGGCCCGGTTGTCGAGCTATTCGAGCAGCCTAAGCATCCTTATACGCAAGGACTTCTCAGATCCAAGCCGGTCATCAACCAGCGTCAGGACATTTTGTACTCCATTCCTGGTCAAGTGCCGAACCCGCTAGAGCTAAAGGAATCTTGCTATTTCCATGATCGCTGCGAACGCTGCATGTCGGTGTGCCAGACCGAGCAACCACAGCTCAAGCAAATAGACGAATACGCTAAAGTAGCGTGCTGGTTGTATGAGGAGGCGGTTGTCCATGCGTGA
- the opp4C gene encoding oligopeptide ABC transporter permease: MSSELSTATASGQRERSTNRSSLWKQSYVRLKKNRLAMIGFWVVVVIFVACFIGPLLSPYASGKVNLAKMYQAPSAAHWLGTDHLGRDVLTRLLQAGRISLTVGLASMAVAIFIGAALGAIAGYYRGVVDQVIMRVADLLMTIPSLPLLFIIAAILSEWKVPPDYRLYIVMLMLSFVGWPGLARLVRGQLLSLREREFMVAAEVLGLRDRRKIFNHLLPNLIPLLIVISTLSVGGAILSESVLSYFGLGVMPPTPTWGNMIDAANTLIDFEQRPWLWIPPGVAIFVTVIAINIFGDGLRDALDPKQKK; encoded by the coding sequence ATCTCAAGTGAACTATCAACAGCAACAGCATCTGGGCAGCGTGAGCGCTCGACAAATCGGTCATCCTTATGGAAGCAATCGTATGTACGCCTGAAAAAAAATCGGCTGGCGATGATCGGATTTTGGGTTGTTGTCGTTATTTTTGTAGCCTGCTTTATCGGGCCGCTGCTATCTCCATATGCTTCGGGCAAAGTAAATCTAGCTAAAATGTATCAAGCACCTAGCGCAGCACACTGGCTTGGCACGGATCACCTTGGCCGTGACGTACTAACGCGCTTGCTACAAGCGGGCCGAATTTCGCTTACGGTGGGCTTGGCCTCCATGGCTGTAGCCATCTTTATTGGCGCAGCACTTGGCGCCATCGCAGGCTACTATCGCGGCGTTGTCGATCAAGTCATCATGCGGGTCGCTGACTTGCTCATGACAATCCCTTCTTTGCCATTGTTGTTCATTATCGCGGCCATCCTGTCTGAATGGAAAGTGCCTCCCGATTATCGACTATACATCGTTATGTTGATGCTGAGCTTTGTTGGCTGGCCGGGCTTGGCACGGCTCGTACGCGGGCAATTGCTCAGCTTGCGCGAGCGAGAGTTCATGGTCGCCGCCGAAGTGCTCGGATTGCGCGACCGCCGTAAAATTTTCAATCACTTGCTGCCGAACCTTATCCCGCTGCTCATCGTCATTTCAACGCTTAGCGTTGGTGGAGCGATCTTGAGCGAATCGGTGCTAAGCTACTTCGGTCTTGGCGTTATGCCGCCGACTCCGACATGGGGCAATATGATTGATGCGGCCAACACGCTGATCGATTTTGAACAGCGCCCTTGGCTGTGGATACCACCGGGGGTAGCTATTTTCGTAACAGTAATTGCGATTAACATTTTTGGCGATGGCCTAAGGGATGCCTTGGACCCAAAACAGAAGAAGTAG
- a CDS encoding ABC transporter permease, which produces MTTYIARRLFYMLLTLIGASMLVFYLFALTPGTFVDNDLSLSEERKAELKVLYGLDKPTIERYFIWVGNAFKGDFGYSLQHQKPITELFSHYIWNSFLLAIVSTFFTWLIAVIIGVVSAYKQHSLLDKVMTIFIFAAMSVPVFFIGLYFIKMFAVDLKLLPPGGMTRTGSNATGFAYAKEVIEHMALPVMVMTLLGIGSLSRYFRTNMLEVIRQDFIRTARAKGMKEKVVLYRHALKNAMLPAITLVGFELPALFGGSLIIERIFNWPGIGQLYMQSFTLRDYPLLMGLTMLLAILTIVGTLASDLMYRFADPRVRL; this is translated from the coding sequence ATGACAACTTACATCGCACGACGACTGTTTTATATGTTGCTGACTTTAATTGGGGCATCGATGCTCGTCTTCTATCTGTTTGCACTAACACCGGGAACATTTGTCGATAACGATTTATCTTTATCGGAAGAGCGCAAAGCAGAGCTGAAAGTACTTTATGGGTTAGATAAACCGACGATTGAACGTTACTTCATTTGGGTAGGCAACGCCTTTAAGGGGGATTTCGGCTATTCACTCCAGCATCAGAAACCGATAACCGAGCTGTTTAGCCACTATATCTGGAACTCCTTTTTATTAGCTATTGTTTCGACCTTTTTTACGTGGCTTATCGCCGTCATTATTGGTGTCGTATCTGCTTACAAGCAGCACTCTTTACTCGATAAAGTGATGACGATTTTTATTTTTGCGGCGATGTCCGTGCCTGTCTTTTTTATCGGGCTATATTTCATTAAAATGTTCGCCGTTGACTTGAAGCTACTGCCACCCGGAGGCATGACGAGAACAGGCAGCAATGCCACTGGCTTTGCCTATGCTAAAGAAGTAATCGAGCATATGGCTTTGCCTGTTATGGTTATGACCTTGCTCGGAATTGGCTCGCTGTCCCGCTACTTCCGCACGAACATGTTGGAAGTCATTCGCCAAGACTTTATTCGCACAGCGAGGGCAAAAGGAATGAAAGAAAAAGTCGTGCTATATCGACACGCACTTAAAAATGCAATGCTGCCAGCCATCACACTCGTTGGCTTTGAGCTTCCGGCACTATTTGGCGGATCGCTCATTATTGAGCGTATTTTCAATTGGCCGGGCATTGGGCAATTATATATGCAATCGTTTACACTGCGGGACTACCCGCTGCTTATGGGCTTAACGATGCTGCTTGCCATCTTAACCATTGTCGGAACACTCGCTTCGGATCTGATGTATCGCTTCGCCGATCCGCGCGTCAGACTGTAA
- a CDS encoding ABC transporter substrate-binding protein: protein MRKTLLTLLALTLAGSLLLTACGSGDSASNNAASPSGANSSTEATTPAPKLDNSIQFIKAADLSKLPASAKTRNDTVIFSLTDPSGAFTPHFHQTGYDGNVASVIFSPLVTVDNKGIPIPKLAKKWEISPDQLTYTFHLHEGLKFSDGSPLTAEDVAFTLTILHDKSYDGSTDIGLIGVKGGQAYKEGKAKSIEGIKVLNPQTVQITTEKVNATALLELGGYVLSKAYYGKDYKFGNLDYIKDLHSKPVGTGPYRFVKHLPGQEVRFVANEHYYEGKPAIENFIYKTTEGDIFQFVETGGVDYSGFSAKKENLDKLQQLGFLNVQIHTASSYGFIQFNHNQPHLKDKKVRQALTYGLDRKSIVEGVSQGSATVANIPASPISWAYTEEKINPYNYDPEKAKALLEEAGWKVGSDGIREKDGKPLTIRYLTSKSKDTDAFIAMAKENYTAIGVKFEPEQFADYNSMSSKVDSGDYDLASFSTPMLTDPHDGVERFSTKEAKGYSNPKVDQLIQEGVSTLDIEKRKEVYKKLYQELNEDLPFIFYNYRKLMSAHNGRIEGLEISPFRGIATSLPTLKLK from the coding sequence ATGAGAAAAACCTTATTGACTTTACTTGCTTTGACACTAGCCGGTTCGTTGTTGTTAACAGCTTGCGGCTCCGGAGACTCTGCTTCCAACAATGCCGCTTCACCTAGCGGTGCGAACAGCAGCACGGAAGCAACTACACCTGCACCAAAGCTGGATAACAGTATTCAATTTATTAAAGCTGCTGACCTATCGAAGCTGCCTGCTTCCGCAAAAACTCGAAATGATACGGTCATTTTCTCATTAACCGATCCTAGTGGCGCGTTCACACCGCATTTCCACCAGACCGGATACGACGGAAACGTAGCCTCTGTCATCTTTTCACCGTTAGTTACGGTTGATAATAAAGGTATACCTATCCCTAAACTCGCGAAAAAGTGGGAGATTTCTCCCGATCAACTTACGTATACATTCCATCTGCACGAAGGTCTTAAATTCAGCGATGGCTCACCGCTAACGGCTGAAGATGTGGCCTTTACGCTCACGATCCTGCACGATAAATCCTATGACGGCAGTACAGATATCGGCCTGATTGGCGTTAAAGGTGGGCAGGCATACAAAGAAGGCAAAGCCAAGTCAATTGAAGGCATTAAAGTCCTCAATCCTCAGACGGTTCAAATAACGACGGAAAAAGTAAATGCCACTGCTTTGCTCGAACTCGGCGGCTATGTGCTGTCGAAGGCGTATTACGGCAAAGATTATAAATTCGGAAATCTCGACTACATTAAAGACCTGCATTCCAAGCCTGTAGGTACAGGGCCGTACAGGTTTGTAAAGCATCTTCCGGGGCAAGAGGTTCGCTTCGTGGCTAACGAGCATTACTACGAAGGCAAACCTGCCATCGAGAACTTTATTTACAAGACAACTGAAGGCGACATCTTCCAGTTCGTCGAGACTGGTGGAGTTGACTACTCTGGCTTCTCGGCTAAAAAAGAGAACTTAGATAAATTGCAACAGCTCGGATTTTTGAATGTGCAAATTCATACAGCTAGCTCTTATGGATTTATTCAATTCAATCATAATCAGCCGCATCTCAAAGATAAAAAAGTGCGCCAAGCGCTTACTTACGGTTTAGATCGCAAGTCTATCGTTGAAGGGGTATCACAGGGCTCAGCAACTGTAGCTAACATCCCAGCTTCACCGATTTCATGGGCGTATACAGAAGAGAAGATCAATCCCTACAACTACGATCCAGAAAAAGCAAAAGCATTGCTTGAAGAAGCAGGGTGGAAAGTGGGATCGGACGGCATTCGCGAAAAAGATGGCAAACCGCTCACGATTCGTTACTTGACTTCCAAGAGCAAAGATACGGATGCCTTTATCGCAATGGCAAAAGAAAACTATACAGCGATCGGCGTGAAGTTCGAACCGGAGCAATTTGCTGATTACAACTCCATGAGTTCCAAAGTGGATAGTGGAGACTACGACTTGGCAAGCTTCTCGACACCAATGCTTACCGATCCGCATGATGGGGTAGAGCGCTTCTCAACGAAGGAAGCGAAAGGTTATTCCAACCCTAAAGTCGATCAGCTCATTCAAGAAGGCGTAAGCACGTTAGATATTGAGAAGCGGAAAGAGGTATACAAGAAACTATATCAAGAGTTGAATGAGGACCTCCCGTTCATTTTCTATAACTACAGAAAGTTGATGTCCGCACATAATGGTCGGATTGAAGGCTTGGAAATTAGCCCATTCCGCGGCATTGCAACGAGCTTACCTACACTAAAACTGAAATAA
- a CDS encoding GNAT family N-acetyltransferase, which translates to MRVERCSEVYETLIYEAFKVGFSDYSIPFHLTEQQFVDRFFGPEGNRKEQSFIALDGEQAVGVLLGGIKLYDGMKTMRCGTLAVHPAYRGTGISQQLFALHRQEALDHGCKQLHLEVLVHNERAIKFYKKLGYEKVYDLSYYSLNDLHALHNYDARDTHQHEQQEQQEQETSLHIQIRQMELEPFVQFMQRLTGAQGIHINWQNDIDYIQKSPHMLCYGAYFKEQLVAVLGLNLSGSIHFIWTDPALRGRRIATSLLKEACITNNITKLRIGLPNNALMEGFLKRAGFAKDTLAQYEMYSPL; encoded by the coding sequence ATGCGTGTTGAACGTTGTTCTGAAGTCTATGAAACTCTTATTTATGAAGCTTTTAAAGTTGGATTCTCTGACTACAGTATTCCTTTTCATTTGACTGAGCAGCAGTTCGTCGATCGATTCTTCGGGCCTGAAGGTAACCGAAAAGAGCAGTCTTTTATTGCTCTAGATGGCGAACAGGCCGTCGGTGTCCTATTGGGCGGCATCAAGTTGTACGACGGTATGAAGACGATGCGCTGCGGCACGCTTGCTGTTCATCCCGCTTATCGTGGCACAGGCATCAGCCAACAACTATTTGCGCTCCATCGGCAAGAAGCACTCGATCACGGGTGTAAGCAGCTTCATTTGGAGGTACTCGTTCATAATGAACGGGCAATCAAGTTCTATAAGAAGCTTGGCTATGAAAAAGTGTACGATCTATCCTACTACTCCCTTAATGACCTACACGCACTCCACAACTATGACGCAAGGGACACACATCAGCACGAACAACAAGAGCAACAAGAACAAGAAACATCCTTACACATTCAGATTCGACAAATGGAACTTGAACCGTTTGTACAATTTATGCAGCGCTTGACCGGCGCTCAAGGCATCCATATCAACTGGCAAAATGATATCGATTATATTCAAAAATCTCCGCACATGCTGTGCTACGGTGCATATTTTAAAGAACAGCTAGTAGCCGTTCTCGGCTTGAACCTAAGCGGCTCCATCCATTTTATTTGGACCGATCCGGCACTACGGGGCAGACGTATCGCAACATCGCTGTTAAAAGAGGCATGTATCACAAATAACATTACGAAGCTAAGAATAGGGCTGCCTAACAACGCGCTAATGGAAGGCTTTTTAAAGCGGGCGGGGTTTGCCAAAGATACACTCGCGCAGTACGAAATGTACAGCCCACTATAA
- a CDS encoding transporter substrate-binding domain-containing protein — MNTRQNGALLWLVMLSLFAGLLTGCGQGSSNGNTTGSAGGATNKGSEGASQPSGSEQQGGALQQIKERGKLIVGVFTDKPPFGMVDEKGQYVGFDTDLAKRFAKDLLGDESKIEFVTVEPASRVPFLQSGKVDLIVANMTVTEERKQAVDFTNPNLKVATQLLVNDKSGIKSLQDVKSSTDKKVIVTKGTTADIFLTKHHPDIELIKFDKNTESLQALQDGRGDAYAQDSIIVYSWARKHQGFTVLPDKLEEEAPIAPAVKKGNDELREWVNKELEKLGEEKFLLKLYDQYLRNELGPEVDPNNVIVEGGKWK, encoded by the coding sequence ATGAATACACGTCAAAATGGGGCCTTATTGTGGCTCGTCATGCTGAGCTTATTTGCGGGATTGTTGACTGGCTGCGGCCAAGGAAGCTCGAATGGAAACACTACCGGAAGTGCCGGAGGTGCGACCAACAAGGGATCTGAAGGCGCCTCCCAACCAAGCGGCAGCGAGCAGCAAGGCGGAGCCCTTCAGCAAATTAAGGAACGCGGTAAGCTAATCGTTGGTGTATTTACAGACAAGCCGCCATTTGGCATGGTCGATGAGAAAGGTCAATACGTCGGCTTCGATACCGACTTAGCCAAGCGCTTCGCCAAAGACTTGCTCGGCGACGAGTCCAAAATTGAGTTCGTTACGGTAGAGCCGGCAAGTCGAGTTCCCTTTTTACAAAGTGGTAAAGTCGATCTGATCGTCGCTAATATGACGGTAACTGAGGAGCGGAAGCAAGCCGTTGATTTTACGAATCCGAACTTAAAGGTCGCCACACAACTGCTCGTCAACGACAAGAGCGGCATCAAATCATTACAAGATGTCAAAAGCAGCACAGATAAAAAAGTGATCGTCACCAAAGGAACGACCGCTGATATTTTTCTGACCAAGCATCATCCTGATATTGAGCTCATCAAATTTGATAAAAATACAGAATCACTGCAAGCACTCCAAGATGGTCGTGGCGATGCTTATGCGCAGGACAGTATCATTGTGTATTCTTGGGCCCGCAAGCATCAAGGATTTACGGTACTGCCTGACAAACTCGAAGAGGAAGCACCCATTGCTCCAGCTGTTAAAAAGGGGAACGACGAGCTACGTGAGTGGGTGAACAAAGAGCTTGAGAAGTTGGGTGAGGAAAAGTTTTTGCTGAAACTGTACGATCAATATCTGCGCAACGAGCTCGGTCCAGAAGTCGACCCGAATAACGTCATTGTAGAGGGTGGGAAGTGGAAATAA
- a CDS encoding amino acid ABC transporter ATP-binding protein, with product MFDVSHVSKSFGQHIVLNDISLQIAQGEVIVILGPSGCGKSTLLRCLNGLESTQRGSIRFKKQLLTDGSIPWQQVRQRIGMVFQSYHLFPHMTVLDNILLGPIKAQKRQRNEAIRQAEQLLSRIGLLDQKDKYPRQLSGGQQQRIAIVRALCMNPEVMLFDEVTAALDPEMVKEVLEVMLSLAQQGMTMLIVTHEMGFARAVADRIIFMDEGQICEVGTPESFFTEPRTERAQRFLQQFHELEDWKGRESV from the coding sequence ATGTTCGATGTCAGCCACGTTAGCAAGTCGTTCGGCCAGCACATCGTGCTGAACGATATTAGTCTGCAAATTGCGCAAGGCGAAGTCATCGTCATCCTCGGCCCGAGCGGATGCGGCAAAAGCACACTGCTCCGCTGCTTAAACGGCTTAGAATCTACGCAACGCGGTTCCATTCGCTTCAAGAAACAGCTGCTGACAGACGGATCCATTCCTTGGCAGCAAGTTCGTCAGCGCATTGGCATGGTGTTTCAGAGCTATCATCTATTCCCCCATATGACGGTGCTGGACAACATTTTGCTCGGCCCTATCAAAGCCCAGAAACGCCAGCGCAATGAAGCGATCCGGCAAGCCGAACAGTTGCTTAGCCGCATCGGCCTGCTCGATCAAAAAGACAAGTACCCCCGCCAACTATCAGGCGGGCAACAGCAGCGCATCGCGATCGTCAGAGCGCTGTGCATGAATCCAGAAGTGATGCTATTCGATGAAGTGACCGCTGCCCTTGACCCTGAAATGGTCAAGGAAGTACTAGAAGTGATGCTTAGCCTCGCTCAGCAAGGAATGACGATGCTCATCGTAACCCATGAAATGGGCTTTGCGCGGGCGGTAGCGGATCGCATTATTTTTATGGATGAAGGACAAATCTGCGAAGTCGGCACACCGGAGTCGTTCTTTACAGAACCACGCACCGAACGGGCGCAGCGATTTTTGCAGCAATTTCATGAACTTGAAGATTGGAAAGGGAGAGAGAGCGTATGA
- a CDS encoding amino acid ABC transporter permease, with translation MDSSGFELLMNSLPQLGKGLVQTLSIALLSIIFSTVGGCLLGVLCTSPLRWLKVLTRIYLELFRAVPILVWLFFFYFGLPIFFDIHLSSFACSVLVLSLWGITEISEVARGALQSLPRGQAEAGAAIGLNATQLHLYVLLPQAVRRMIPPSINVYTRIIKTTSLTVLIGVTELIKTGQQIIERTGEALLIYGAMFLLYFLLCYPLSAVSRTLEKRLA, from the coding sequence ATGGACAGTTCGGGGTTTGAACTGCTCATGAACTCTTTGCCCCAATTAGGAAAAGGGCTCGTACAGACGCTGTCGATAGCACTGTTAAGCATCATATTCAGTACGGTTGGCGGATGCCTACTCGGCGTACTCTGTACGTCGCCATTACGATGGCTCAAGGTGCTTACGCGCATCTATTTAGAACTGTTTCGCGCTGTTCCTATTTTGGTGTGGCTGTTCTTTTTTTATTTTGGCCTACCTATTTTTTTCGATATTCATTTATCTAGCTTTGCCTGCTCCGTGCTCGTGCTGTCGCTATGGGGCATCACGGAAATTAGCGAAGTTGCCCGTGGGGCACTGCAATCGCTGCCGCGCGGTCAAGCTGAAGCAGGGGCAGCGATCGGGCTAAACGCAACACAGCTTCATCTGTATGTGCTGCTGCCGCAAGCGGTGCGGCGCATGATTCCACCTTCGATTAACGTGTACACCCGCATCATCAAAACGACATCGTTAACCGTGCTGATCGGTGTCACCGAACTGATTAAGACCGGACAGCAAATTATTGAGCGCACAGGGGAAGCCCTCCTCATTTACGGTGCGATGTTCTTACTCTATTTCCTACTCTGCTATCCGTTATCCGCTGTTTCACGGACGTTGGAGAAACGCCTCGCCTGA
- a CDS encoding amino acid ABC transporter permease, producing MELDTAFMVTHIPDFIDAAILTLQIAGIVVLTSSVVAGLNNVILYFRVPILRQLVRSYVEVARNTPLLIQLFVVYFGLPQLGVKLSNYETAIVAMTFLGGGYVTEVLRAGIDAVADSQQEAGLAIGLNRSQLLRHIIFPQALRISTPSLFATVIFLLKETTVVSAIAIPEILYTTTNYIALYYKTYEMLLMMTATYLLLFLPLSLALSWVERRFQHGQFGV from the coding sequence GTGGAGCTTGATACTGCGTTCATGGTCACGCATATCCCTGACTTTATAGATGCTGCTATTTTAACGTTACAAATCGCTGGCATCGTTGTACTAACTTCTTCTGTTGTAGCTGGCCTCAACAACGTTATCTTATACTTCCGCGTGCCTATATTAAGGCAGCTCGTAAGAAGTTACGTCGAGGTGGCGCGTAATACGCCGCTGCTCATTCAATTGTTTGTTGTTTATTTTGGTCTACCACAACTTGGCGTAAAGCTATCTAACTATGAGACCGCGATCGTGGCGATGACGTTTCTGGGGGGCGGTTATGTTACAGAGGTACTGCGTGCAGGGATAGATGCAGTCGCTGACAGTCAACAAGAGGCGGGACTTGCTATTGGCTTGAACCGCTCACAGCTATTGCGGCACATTATTTTTCCACAAGCTTTACGAATAAGCACACCTAGCCTATTTGCGACCGTCATTTTTTTGCTAAAGGAAACGACGGTTGTCTCAGCTATCGCCATCCCTGAAATTTTGTATACCACGACAAACTACATTGCGCTCTATTACAAAACGTATGAAATGCTCCTGATGATGACTGCTACTTATTTGCTGCTGTTCCTGCCGCTTTCGCTGGCATTGTCATGGGTGGAAAGGAGGTTCCAGCATGGACAGTTCGGGGTTTGA